A single Ptiloglossa arizonensis isolate GNS036 chromosome 2, iyPtiAriz1_principal, whole genome shotgun sequence DNA region contains:
- the LOC143143197 gene encoding VPS35 endosomal protein-sorting factor-like isoform X3, which translates to MIAKPVNHRIIRFACLEEAIDHPLKPVTITLIDGRSGVKRNALQHINSASSIGTPISVHATIPGNSLVDPLLSHSSLDGSDPLSQFAREELDPLSKMAADEWDYSCNLAVTGKKSKDTAEELVESWVARRTKILNKYTTSEKLSILTSFLTGGEKVVVKVQPSGGVVDKVRTRLEQLDDFEEGSVRQMLDLSQQQYTARIEQLNNELVQAWHSDHRVKALKIAIQCAKLLVDTSVMAFYPSKFVLITDILDIFGKLVYERLKVKAEYYKPGSKVPTSLRDNFTPDMVPENAKETCRNWFYKIASIRELVPRLYVEMAIIKSYSFLTTSEFNKALLRITQMIRGIGNPLIAIYARCYLCRVGLALNKTSDFEFVRENFYDFLFTYQQLFGHFVKEELIKQNMSLHSYLSLYSPALDWILQILVATTSENQLEDVLSQCKTQTNSSLLLNSVLTAFKPSYIASRALEFVNLIIAIEDDGYPQYLLYRSLGECLVQEPPPKEDCQSILNITWKYITDLTSPSKFMHCVEIWIQFTAIHFSVNELNAFFGKIIDRLNPNKNFELYYPQLQKIIEKIVSYKQDFESLFAMDNFLPLIDLFHKESIKVEVCKTIIEGLSTQGGSITDPIIINALMFIARIMHDSVSALTVEDEKRQIGQLICGLVQRVDYDRDFEKQLNFYVEARAAFPNLDSVHIQLIQCVNRLSVDTRKIVRGHHTRRTSAFVRACAAFCFITIPSLTLVHTRLQLYLLSGQVALLNQCLGQADACFKAALSLVPEMPKTIDIDGRQKSSEAYLLSYLSNFLSTLLVVPDSPEYGVLYLLRGLLNAVQRCFEENALTKSYLYLRVLDLLSAVTQENYPYHVDKVDSNDKLYGSDQKFISEVNKICSKMVEEILSHLKYLGSIDQFEKQAALALELFNCFVIRADLRNPLLAHMAVNLWNLSQRRGFIDSKVKMKTLAYVVVKSHHKEYKHFLDIFNKMMK; encoded by the exons AT GATTGCAAAACCTGTAAACCATAGAATTATACGGTTTGCATGTTTAGAAGAAGCAATAGATCATCCTTTAAAACCTGTTACAATTacg TTAATTGATGGACGTAGTGGAGTTAAACGTAATGCATTGCAGCATATAAATAGTGCTTCATCAATTGGTACACCAATATCAGTCCATGCAACAATTCCTGGGAATTCTTTAGTAGATCCATTATTAAGTCATTCTTCTCTTGATGGATCAGATCCTCTTTCTCAGTTTGCTCGAGAAGAATTAGATCCTTTATCTAAGATGGCTGCAGATGAG TGGGATTACTCTTGCAATCTTGCAGTTACTGGCAAGAAATCTAAAGACACTGCAGAAGAATTAGTAGAATCTTGGGTAGCAAGACGtactaaaatattaaacaaatataCGACATCAGAAAAGTTGTCAATTCTTACTAGTTTTCTGACAGGTGGCGAGAaag TAGTTGTTAAAGTTCAACCAAGTGGTGGTGTAGTTGATAAGGTACGAACAAGATTGGAACAGCTAGATGATTTTGAAGAAGGATCTGTTAGGCAAATGTTAGATTTGTCACAGCAACAATACACTGCAAGAATTGAGCAATTAAATAATGAACTTGTACAAGCATGGCATTCTGATCATAGAGTTAAGGCACTTAAAATAGCAATACAG TGTGCCAAATTATTAGTGGATACGTCTGTCATGGCTTTCTATCCCAGTAAATTTGTTCTTATCACAGATATTTTAGATATTTTTGGGAAACTTGTGTATGAAAGATTAAAGGTGAAGGCAGAATATTATAA aCCTGGAAGTAAAGTGCCTACAAGTTTACGTGATAATTTTACACCAGACATGGTACCTGAGAATGCAAAGGAAACTTGTAGAAATTGGTTTTATAAAATTGCATCAATAAGAGAATTAGTTCCACGTCTTTATGTAGAGATGGCGATAATAAAATCTTACAGTTTTTTAACAACAAG TGAATTTAATAAAGCATTACTGCGAATAACTCAAATGATACGAGGAATTGGAAATCCTCTTATAGCTATATATGCTAGATGTTACTTGTGCAGAGTAGGATTAGCTTTAAACAAAACGTCTGATTTCGAATTTGTaagagaaaatttttatgattttctcTTTACATATCAGCAATTATTTGGTCACTTTGTAAAAGAAGAATTGATTAAACAAAACATGTCTTTACATTCTTATTTAAGTCTGTATTCACCAGCTTTAGATTGGATTTTGCAAATTTTGGTAGCCACAACTTCTGAAAATCAGTTGGAGGATGTGCTTTCTCAATGTAAAACACAAACAAATAG ttctttattattaaatagtgTTTTAACAGCATTTAAGCCATCATATATTGCTTCACGCGCATTAGAGTTTGTAAATTTGATAATTGCAATTGAAGATGAcg gtTACCCACAATATCTTTTATATCGAAGTTTAGGTGAATGCTTAGTACAAGAACCTCCTCCAAAAGAAGATTGTCAATCAATTCTTAATATAACTTGGAAATACATAACAGATTTAACAAGTCCTTCCAAATTTATGCATTGTGTTGAAATATGGATTCAATTTACAGCAATTCATTTTTCT GTAAATGAACTAAATGCATTTTtcggaaaaataattgatcGACTTAATccaaacaaaaattttgaacttTATTATCCACAGTTACAAAAGATCATTGAAAAAATAGTATCTTATAAACAAGATTTTGAATCATTATTTGCTATG GATAATTTCTTACCTTTAATCGATTTGTTCCACAAGGAAAGTATTAAGGTCGAAGTTTGTAAAACTATTATAGAAGGTTTAAGTACTCAAGGCGGTTCTATTACCGATCCTATTATTATAAATGCTCTCATGTTTATCGCTAGAATAATGCACGATTCCGTTAG TGCTTTAACCGTTGAAGATGAAAAGCGACAAATTGGTCAACTTATATGTGGTCTAGTACAACGTGTTGACTATGATCGCGATTTTGAGAAACAACTTAATTTTTACGTTGAAGCTAGAGCAGCTTTTCCTAATCTCGACAGTGTTCATATACAGCTTATACAG TGTGTAAATAGATTGTcagttgatactcgaaagatTGTTCGTGGACATCACACGAGAAGAACATCAGCATTTGTACGTGCATGCGCTGCATTTTGTTTCATTACCATTCCGTCACTGACATTAGTTCATACGCGACTTCAGTTGTATCTACTGTCAGGTCAAGTTGCACTTTTAAATCAGTGCTTAGGTCAAG CTGATGCATGTTTTAAGGCTGCTTTAAGCTTAGTTCCAGAAATGCCAAAAACAATAGATATAGATGGAAGACAAAAAAGTTCAGAAGCATATTTACTTTCGTATTTGTCGAATTTTTTATCAACTTTGTTGGTTGTACCG GATAGTCCAGAATATGGTGTTTTGTATTTGTTGAGAGGTTTGCTTAATGCTGTCCAACGTTGTTTCGAGGAAAATGCACTGACGAAATCATATTTGTACTTACGCGTGCTTGATTTGTTGTCAGCAGTAACTCAGGAAAATTATCCATATCATGTTGATAAG GTTGATTCTAATGATAAGTTGTACGGATCTGATCAAAAATTTATAAGCGAAGTAAACAAAATATGTTCAAAGATGGTAGAAGAGATTTTGTCTCACTTAAAGTATCTTGGATCTATTGATCAATTCGAGAAGCAGGCAGCTCTTGCACTTGagctttttaattgttttgttaTTAGAGCCGATTTACGTAATCCATTATTAGCACACATGGCTGTGAATCTGTGGAATTTATCTCAACGACGTGGTTTTATAGATTCAAAAGTGAAG ATGAAAACGTTAGCTTATGTGGTAGTCAAGAGTCATCATAAggagtataaacattttttagatatttttaacaaaatgatgaaataa
- the LOC143143197 gene encoding VPS35 endosomal protein-sorting factor-like isoform X1, which produces MMEVDWIAKPVNHRIIRFACLEEAIDHPLKPVTITLIDGRSGVKRNALQHINSASSIGTPISVHATIPGNSLVDPLLSHSSLDGSDPLSQFAREELDPLSKMAADEWDYSCNLAVTGKKSKDTAEELVESWVARRTKILNKYTTSEKLSILTSFLTGGEKVVVKVQPSGGVVDKVRTRLEQLDDFEEGSVRQMLDLSQQQYTARIEQLNNELVQAWHSDHRVKALKIAIQCAKLLVDTSVMAFYPSKFVLITDILDIFGKLVYERLKVKAEYYKPGSKVPTSLRDNFTPDMVPENAKETCRNWFYKIASIRELVPRLYVEMAIIKSYSFLTTSEFNKALLRITQMIRGIGNPLIAIYARCYLCRVGLALNKTSDFEFVRENFYDFLFTYQQLFGHFVKEELIKQNMSLHSYLSLYSPALDWILQILVATTSENQLEDVLSQCKTQTNSSLLLNSVLTAFKPSYIASRALEFVNLIIAIEDDGYPQYLLYRSLGECLVQEPPPKEDCQSILNITWKYITDLTSPSKFMHCVEIWIQFTAIHFSVNELNAFFGKIIDRLNPNKNFELYYPQLQKIIEKIVSYKQDFESLFAMDNFLPLIDLFHKESIKVEVCKTIIEGLSTQGGSITDPIIINALMFIARIMHDSVSALTVEDEKRQIGQLICGLVQRVDYDRDFEKQLNFYVEARAAFPNLDSVHIQLIQCVNRLSVDTRKIVRGHHTRRTSAFVRACAAFCFITIPSLTLVHTRLQLYLLSGQVALLNQCLGQADACFKAALSLVPEMPKTIDIDGRQKSSEAYLLSYLSNFLSTLLVVPDSPEYGVLYLLRGLLNAVQRCFEENALTKSYLYLRVLDLLSAVTQENYPYHVDKVDSNDKLYGSDQKFISEVNKICSKMVEEILSHLKYLGSIDQFEKQAALALELFNCFVIRADLRNPLLAHMAVNLWNLSQRRGFIDSKVKMKTLAYVVVKSHHKEYKHFLDIFNKMMK; this is translated from the exons ATGATGGAAGTAGACTG GATTGCAAAACCTGTAAACCATAGAATTATACGGTTTGCATGTTTAGAAGAAGCAATAGATCATCCTTTAAAACCTGTTACAATTacg TTAATTGATGGACGTAGTGGAGTTAAACGTAATGCATTGCAGCATATAAATAGTGCTTCATCAATTGGTACACCAATATCAGTCCATGCAACAATTCCTGGGAATTCTTTAGTAGATCCATTATTAAGTCATTCTTCTCTTGATGGATCAGATCCTCTTTCTCAGTTTGCTCGAGAAGAATTAGATCCTTTATCTAAGATGGCTGCAGATGAG TGGGATTACTCTTGCAATCTTGCAGTTACTGGCAAGAAATCTAAAGACACTGCAGAAGAATTAGTAGAATCTTGGGTAGCAAGACGtactaaaatattaaacaaatataCGACATCAGAAAAGTTGTCAATTCTTACTAGTTTTCTGACAGGTGGCGAGAaag TAGTTGTTAAAGTTCAACCAAGTGGTGGTGTAGTTGATAAGGTACGAACAAGATTGGAACAGCTAGATGATTTTGAAGAAGGATCTGTTAGGCAAATGTTAGATTTGTCACAGCAACAATACACTGCAAGAATTGAGCAATTAAATAATGAACTTGTACAAGCATGGCATTCTGATCATAGAGTTAAGGCACTTAAAATAGCAATACAG TGTGCCAAATTATTAGTGGATACGTCTGTCATGGCTTTCTATCCCAGTAAATTTGTTCTTATCACAGATATTTTAGATATTTTTGGGAAACTTGTGTATGAAAGATTAAAGGTGAAGGCAGAATATTATAA aCCTGGAAGTAAAGTGCCTACAAGTTTACGTGATAATTTTACACCAGACATGGTACCTGAGAATGCAAAGGAAACTTGTAGAAATTGGTTTTATAAAATTGCATCAATAAGAGAATTAGTTCCACGTCTTTATGTAGAGATGGCGATAATAAAATCTTACAGTTTTTTAACAACAAG TGAATTTAATAAAGCATTACTGCGAATAACTCAAATGATACGAGGAATTGGAAATCCTCTTATAGCTATATATGCTAGATGTTACTTGTGCAGAGTAGGATTAGCTTTAAACAAAACGTCTGATTTCGAATTTGTaagagaaaatttttatgattttctcTTTACATATCAGCAATTATTTGGTCACTTTGTAAAAGAAGAATTGATTAAACAAAACATGTCTTTACATTCTTATTTAAGTCTGTATTCACCAGCTTTAGATTGGATTTTGCAAATTTTGGTAGCCACAACTTCTGAAAATCAGTTGGAGGATGTGCTTTCTCAATGTAAAACACAAACAAATAG ttctttattattaaatagtgTTTTAACAGCATTTAAGCCATCATATATTGCTTCACGCGCATTAGAGTTTGTAAATTTGATAATTGCAATTGAAGATGAcg gtTACCCACAATATCTTTTATATCGAAGTTTAGGTGAATGCTTAGTACAAGAACCTCCTCCAAAAGAAGATTGTCAATCAATTCTTAATATAACTTGGAAATACATAACAGATTTAACAAGTCCTTCCAAATTTATGCATTGTGTTGAAATATGGATTCAATTTACAGCAATTCATTTTTCT GTAAATGAACTAAATGCATTTTtcggaaaaataattgatcGACTTAATccaaacaaaaattttgaacttTATTATCCACAGTTACAAAAGATCATTGAAAAAATAGTATCTTATAAACAAGATTTTGAATCATTATTTGCTATG GATAATTTCTTACCTTTAATCGATTTGTTCCACAAGGAAAGTATTAAGGTCGAAGTTTGTAAAACTATTATAGAAGGTTTAAGTACTCAAGGCGGTTCTATTACCGATCCTATTATTATAAATGCTCTCATGTTTATCGCTAGAATAATGCACGATTCCGTTAG TGCTTTAACCGTTGAAGATGAAAAGCGACAAATTGGTCAACTTATATGTGGTCTAGTACAACGTGTTGACTATGATCGCGATTTTGAGAAACAACTTAATTTTTACGTTGAAGCTAGAGCAGCTTTTCCTAATCTCGACAGTGTTCATATACAGCTTATACAG TGTGTAAATAGATTGTcagttgatactcgaaagatTGTTCGTGGACATCACACGAGAAGAACATCAGCATTTGTACGTGCATGCGCTGCATTTTGTTTCATTACCATTCCGTCACTGACATTAGTTCATACGCGACTTCAGTTGTATCTACTGTCAGGTCAAGTTGCACTTTTAAATCAGTGCTTAGGTCAAG CTGATGCATGTTTTAAGGCTGCTTTAAGCTTAGTTCCAGAAATGCCAAAAACAATAGATATAGATGGAAGACAAAAAAGTTCAGAAGCATATTTACTTTCGTATTTGTCGAATTTTTTATCAACTTTGTTGGTTGTACCG GATAGTCCAGAATATGGTGTTTTGTATTTGTTGAGAGGTTTGCTTAATGCTGTCCAACGTTGTTTCGAGGAAAATGCACTGACGAAATCATATTTGTACTTACGCGTGCTTGATTTGTTGTCAGCAGTAACTCAGGAAAATTATCCATATCATGTTGATAAG GTTGATTCTAATGATAAGTTGTACGGATCTGATCAAAAATTTATAAGCGAAGTAAACAAAATATGTTCAAAGATGGTAGAAGAGATTTTGTCTCACTTAAAGTATCTTGGATCTATTGATCAATTCGAGAAGCAGGCAGCTCTTGCACTTGagctttttaattgttttgttaTTAGAGCCGATTTACGTAATCCATTATTAGCACACATGGCTGTGAATCTGTGGAATTTATCTCAACGACGTGGTTTTATAGATTCAAAAGTGAAG ATGAAAACGTTAGCTTATGTGGTAGTCAAGAGTCATCATAAggagtataaacattttttagatatttttaacaaaatgatgaaataa
- the LOC143143197 gene encoding VPS35 endosomal protein-sorting factor-like isoform X2: protein MMEVDWIAKPVNHRIIRFACLEEAIDHPLKPVTITLIDGRSGVKRNALQHINSASSIGTPISVHATIPGNSLVDPLLSHSSLDGSDPLSQFAREELDPLSKMAADEWDYSCNLAVTGKKSKDTAEELVESWVARRTKILNKYTTSEKLSILTSFLTGGEKVVKVQPSGGVVDKVRTRLEQLDDFEEGSVRQMLDLSQQQYTARIEQLNNELVQAWHSDHRVKALKIAIQCAKLLVDTSVMAFYPSKFVLITDILDIFGKLVYERLKVKAEYYKPGSKVPTSLRDNFTPDMVPENAKETCRNWFYKIASIRELVPRLYVEMAIIKSYSFLTTSEFNKALLRITQMIRGIGNPLIAIYARCYLCRVGLALNKTSDFEFVRENFYDFLFTYQQLFGHFVKEELIKQNMSLHSYLSLYSPALDWILQILVATTSENQLEDVLSQCKTQTNSSLLLNSVLTAFKPSYIASRALEFVNLIIAIEDDGYPQYLLYRSLGECLVQEPPPKEDCQSILNITWKYITDLTSPSKFMHCVEIWIQFTAIHFSVNELNAFFGKIIDRLNPNKNFELYYPQLQKIIEKIVSYKQDFESLFAMDNFLPLIDLFHKESIKVEVCKTIIEGLSTQGGSITDPIIINALMFIARIMHDSVSALTVEDEKRQIGQLICGLVQRVDYDRDFEKQLNFYVEARAAFPNLDSVHIQLIQCVNRLSVDTRKIVRGHHTRRTSAFVRACAAFCFITIPSLTLVHTRLQLYLLSGQVALLNQCLGQADACFKAALSLVPEMPKTIDIDGRQKSSEAYLLSYLSNFLSTLLVVPDSPEYGVLYLLRGLLNAVQRCFEENALTKSYLYLRVLDLLSAVTQENYPYHVDKVDSNDKLYGSDQKFISEVNKICSKMVEEILSHLKYLGSIDQFEKQAALALELFNCFVIRADLRNPLLAHMAVNLWNLSQRRGFIDSKVKMKTLAYVVVKSHHKEYKHFLDIFNKMMK from the exons ATGATGGAAGTAGACTG GATTGCAAAACCTGTAAACCATAGAATTATACGGTTTGCATGTTTAGAAGAAGCAATAGATCATCCTTTAAAACCTGTTACAATTacg TTAATTGATGGACGTAGTGGAGTTAAACGTAATGCATTGCAGCATATAAATAGTGCTTCATCAATTGGTACACCAATATCAGTCCATGCAACAATTCCTGGGAATTCTTTAGTAGATCCATTATTAAGTCATTCTTCTCTTGATGGATCAGATCCTCTTTCTCAGTTTGCTCGAGAAGAATTAGATCCTTTATCTAAGATGGCTGCAGATGAG TGGGATTACTCTTGCAATCTTGCAGTTACTGGCAAGAAATCTAAAGACACTGCAGAAGAATTAGTAGAATCTTGGGTAGCAAGACGtactaaaatattaaacaaatataCGACATCAGAAAAGTTGTCAATTCTTACTAGTTTTCTGACAGGTGGCGAGAaag TTGTTAAAGTTCAACCAAGTGGTGGTGTAGTTGATAAGGTACGAACAAGATTGGAACAGCTAGATGATTTTGAAGAAGGATCTGTTAGGCAAATGTTAGATTTGTCACAGCAACAATACACTGCAAGAATTGAGCAATTAAATAATGAACTTGTACAAGCATGGCATTCTGATCATAGAGTTAAGGCACTTAAAATAGCAATACAG TGTGCCAAATTATTAGTGGATACGTCTGTCATGGCTTTCTATCCCAGTAAATTTGTTCTTATCACAGATATTTTAGATATTTTTGGGAAACTTGTGTATGAAAGATTAAAGGTGAAGGCAGAATATTATAA aCCTGGAAGTAAAGTGCCTACAAGTTTACGTGATAATTTTACACCAGACATGGTACCTGAGAATGCAAAGGAAACTTGTAGAAATTGGTTTTATAAAATTGCATCAATAAGAGAATTAGTTCCACGTCTTTATGTAGAGATGGCGATAATAAAATCTTACAGTTTTTTAACAACAAG TGAATTTAATAAAGCATTACTGCGAATAACTCAAATGATACGAGGAATTGGAAATCCTCTTATAGCTATATATGCTAGATGTTACTTGTGCAGAGTAGGATTAGCTTTAAACAAAACGTCTGATTTCGAATTTGTaagagaaaatttttatgattttctcTTTACATATCAGCAATTATTTGGTCACTTTGTAAAAGAAGAATTGATTAAACAAAACATGTCTTTACATTCTTATTTAAGTCTGTATTCACCAGCTTTAGATTGGATTTTGCAAATTTTGGTAGCCACAACTTCTGAAAATCAGTTGGAGGATGTGCTTTCTCAATGTAAAACACAAACAAATAG ttctttattattaaatagtgTTTTAACAGCATTTAAGCCATCATATATTGCTTCACGCGCATTAGAGTTTGTAAATTTGATAATTGCAATTGAAGATGAcg gtTACCCACAATATCTTTTATATCGAAGTTTAGGTGAATGCTTAGTACAAGAACCTCCTCCAAAAGAAGATTGTCAATCAATTCTTAATATAACTTGGAAATACATAACAGATTTAACAAGTCCTTCCAAATTTATGCATTGTGTTGAAATATGGATTCAATTTACAGCAATTCATTTTTCT GTAAATGAACTAAATGCATTTTtcggaaaaataattgatcGACTTAATccaaacaaaaattttgaacttTATTATCCACAGTTACAAAAGATCATTGAAAAAATAGTATCTTATAAACAAGATTTTGAATCATTATTTGCTATG GATAATTTCTTACCTTTAATCGATTTGTTCCACAAGGAAAGTATTAAGGTCGAAGTTTGTAAAACTATTATAGAAGGTTTAAGTACTCAAGGCGGTTCTATTACCGATCCTATTATTATAAATGCTCTCATGTTTATCGCTAGAATAATGCACGATTCCGTTAG TGCTTTAACCGTTGAAGATGAAAAGCGACAAATTGGTCAACTTATATGTGGTCTAGTACAACGTGTTGACTATGATCGCGATTTTGAGAAACAACTTAATTTTTACGTTGAAGCTAGAGCAGCTTTTCCTAATCTCGACAGTGTTCATATACAGCTTATACAG TGTGTAAATAGATTGTcagttgatactcgaaagatTGTTCGTGGACATCACACGAGAAGAACATCAGCATTTGTACGTGCATGCGCTGCATTTTGTTTCATTACCATTCCGTCACTGACATTAGTTCATACGCGACTTCAGTTGTATCTACTGTCAGGTCAAGTTGCACTTTTAAATCAGTGCTTAGGTCAAG CTGATGCATGTTTTAAGGCTGCTTTAAGCTTAGTTCCAGAAATGCCAAAAACAATAGATATAGATGGAAGACAAAAAAGTTCAGAAGCATATTTACTTTCGTATTTGTCGAATTTTTTATCAACTTTGTTGGTTGTACCG GATAGTCCAGAATATGGTGTTTTGTATTTGTTGAGAGGTTTGCTTAATGCTGTCCAACGTTGTTTCGAGGAAAATGCACTGACGAAATCATATTTGTACTTACGCGTGCTTGATTTGTTGTCAGCAGTAACTCAGGAAAATTATCCATATCATGTTGATAAG GTTGATTCTAATGATAAGTTGTACGGATCTGATCAAAAATTTATAAGCGAAGTAAACAAAATATGTTCAAAGATGGTAGAAGAGATTTTGTCTCACTTAAAGTATCTTGGATCTATTGATCAATTCGAGAAGCAGGCAGCTCTTGCACTTGagctttttaattgttttgttaTTAGAGCCGATTTACGTAATCCATTATTAGCACACATGGCTGTGAATCTGTGGAATTTATCTCAACGACGTGGTTTTATAGATTCAAAAGTGAAG ATGAAAACGTTAGCTTATGTGGTAGTCAAGAGTCATCATAAggagtataaacattttttagatatttttaacaaaatgatgaaataa
- the LOC143143030 gene encoding SUZ RNA-binding domain-containing, with protein MSTMDDVLESWEEIEESGALDKKLDALQINAVEALEEIESSSFKTNHSTNTRMIILGEDGMRSQYVPPKPTVKILKRPTRDSQGSGDGPLVNGDKPKQPIKTLKQREQEYAEARKRILGEEKSPEEKLEQEISRIQPKSITPSGSGLPNNILRMPIGPDGTRGFNVRR; from the exons ATGTCAACCATGGACGACGTTCTTGAGAGCTGGGAAGAAATTGAGGAATCAGGG GCTCTTGACAAAAAGTTGGATGCCCTCCAGATAAATGCGGTAGAAGCATTGGAAGAAATAGAATCTTCTAG CTTCAAAACTAATCACAGTACAAATACACGAATGATAATACTGGGTGAAGATGGTATGAGATCTCAATATGTACCTCCAAAACCAacagtaaaaatattaaaaagacctACAAGAGATTCACAAGGTAGTGGTGATGGACCATTAGTAAATGGAGATAAACCAAAACAACCTATAAAAACTTTGAAACAG AGGGAACAAGAATATGCAGAAgcaagaaaaagaattttaGGCGAAGAAAAAAGTCCAGAAGAAAAATTAGAACAAGAAATAAGTAGAATTCAACCAAAGTCAATAACTCCAAGTGGTAGTGGTctaccaaataatattcttcgtatGCCTATTGGACCAGATGGAACACGGGGGTTTAATGTACGCAGGTAG